A single genomic interval of Arachis duranensis cultivar V14167 chromosome 7, aradu.V14167.gnm2.J7QH, whole genome shotgun sequence harbors:
- the LOC107496228 gene encoding SNF1-related protein kinase regulatory subunit beta-2 isoform X2, translating to MAQRQMQDGYVERVVHQRLKRVNITWNHPVSRDVAVIGSWDNWETRDTLHLQSPPHPHAYAIVKALPTGIYHYRFIVDGYLTHAPEFPWAFDHSGFPYNILDLQDYIPETAARLDDAQDPPSPPWTYDNMLLNDDEFGRPPPELPPQLPLTTRDDPSSSSTVLPRPSHLELNHLYIHKTDGGDFAALRSTEKFGQKYVSMVLYKSLPRER from the exons ATGGCCCAGCGGCAAATGCAAGATGGATATGTAGAAAGAGTGGTACATCAGAGATTGAAACGTGTGAATATTACTTGGAACCATCCAGTAAGCAGGGATGTTGCTGTTATAGGATCATGGGACAACTGGGAAACCAGAGACACCCTGCACTTGCAGTCTCCCCCTCATCCTCATGCTTATGCCATTGTTAAAGCACTTCCAACAGGTATCTATCATTACCGTTTCATTGTAGATGGATATCTCACCCATGCTCCAGAATTCCCCTGGGCTTTTGATCATTCTGGTTTCCCCTACAACATCTTGGATTTGCAG GATTATATTCCAGAAACGGCTGCAAGGTTAGATGATGCCCAAGATCCTCCATCCCCACCATGGACTTATGATAACATGCTCTTAAACGACGATGAGTTTGGCAGGCCTCCGCCCGAGTTACCACCACAACTACCACTCACAACAAGAGATGACCCTTCTTCTTCATCCACGGTTCTTCCTAGACCCTCCCATCTGGAACTCAATCATCTATACATCCACAAAACCGATGGGGGTGACTTCGCCGCCCTGCGTTCCACGGAGAAGTTTGGACAGAAATATGTGAGCATGGTGTTGTACAAGTCCCTCCCAAGGGAAAGATGA